DNA from Musa acuminata AAA Group cultivar baxijiao chromosome BXJ1-5, Cavendish_Baxijiao_AAA, whole genome shotgun sequence:
AAGGTTGCTTAAATTGACCATCCCTAAACAACTTATAGATGGAAATCATGTGCATTAGGTCATCCTTTTTAATAAGATCATAATAATAGAAAATATATCGATTTAAAGATTTATGTAGTAGTCATGAACGTTGTTAAAAACGCTAAGTGCTCAAAGACACCAAGGTTCCAAAATGCCCACTCACTGAtataaagattataaaaaatatatttactcaCTGATGAGCAAACTGCATCCTCAAGCAACATCCCCGAGTTTCTGGATCGAATGTAGTATCTATGACAAGATAGGAGATGGAGATTAACCTCAAACGGATGCAGTTGGATCGTAATCATAGGAGAACAGGGAGTCGAAGATGTAATTAGCACAACATCGCGACCGTCGAAGAAGAGGTCGAAAGTCATCTAAGGTAGGGTCAAAGTAGGGTTTCGAGCACAAACATGGCTGCCTAGGTCCCTTTGGGTTTTTGCTAAGTGGGAGTTTATACCTAGCTGATGAGATTGAACCATGGTTTGATGCATCAACTGACACGGACAGTACCTTATTAGGGGTAGCATGCCTATTGTATTTCCTTACCGAACAATACGAATCAGTAATGGTCGGGGGTTTCGACCGTATCAATCTCCTCTTTGGTCAAACTAGGTCACAACAATCAAATTGACCTTTGGGCCCTGTTTTGGCCCTTTAAATCCTCATCTGTTCCACCTCTTTCACTCTCATTCTCATTCTTATTCAGTTTGTTATCCATATAATCAAGAATTTCTAGTCATTTATGGCTTAGATACATTTTGttcttatataaatataatttatataccaagaaattatgagaaaaaaaaatcctaaaatgttttttgaattttgacccATTTTCCATTTTTCAGCCCCTTTTCAGAACACCTATACATCCAGAGGTACCGACAAACAATATGCCAATAATGACTAGTATCTACTAGTCTGATCAACGACTGAAACAACTGGTCGACACAGCACAATGTTCCTTAGATTGAACCACTTCATTTTGATTTGGATCAATCTCAAGTCTTGGTCCAATCAGATCAACTAATGCGTCTAGCATAAGCCTAGGTTAGCCTGAGATATATCGTTGCTTAGGCTGGGCTAGGCAAGCTTATGGGTCACCCATGCCAAACTTAGGCACTAGTTAGGCGACGTCAAGGCTCAGGTGATGGCTGGGAAGGCACTCAGTCAATGGCAACTTGCCAAGTCTGTTCAAGGTTCTTGAGGCTAGCCATGTCTGGCTTGACTGTCTGCACGAGCGGCCAAGTTCCTGGTGACTTCAATGGTAATCACATCATGAAAATTTCCATAATAGCCATTAAAAAACTTAAATGCTAGCTCTTCAAATTGAAATTTGAAACTAAACTGTAACAATTACTTGAAAAGTTGAAAAACCCTAAACCCGATTCTTCGATTAGTATCGTCAAATTCGATCAATATGATCCTAAAATATTTTGATGACTGATCCCTTTTTCCATCCTTAATTTTGGAACACAGAGTTTCATTTGGGTTAAATTACATGCCTTTTGGAACACGGTTCATCATCTCAGAAAAATAAAATGGCAAATGATCTAAAACATGGATGCTTGAGCCATGGATGTCACATTGTTGGAACTTCAACAGCAGAGCTTCAACTGTATTCAATGTGTTCCACATGTCTAATATTACATACAGAACACAACATGCACCTATGCCCAATTTGATACCCAAACACATCACATGTGATAACCAACAATGGATCACGTGAAAGGTATGCCAGTCCTTGATGGATTGATAAATTGTGTACGAGGGACGACACAGTAGTATGCGCAATACACACATAAGCTTGATAAAATGAATATATTTGTTACATTTATTTagtcttattatatttttttctacaCTAGTCTTTCTCAACTTTAAAGTATTACCAACTTTGGATTGTTTGCATATCATACCAAGGATTTAATTTCGGTCTGATACTGGTTTATGTAACCTACTGAACTGACACAGTACTAGTATATTTGAGTGGTATATCAACtattgataaaataataaaataataaaaaatgatatatggctTTTATTAAgcttttcgaaaatgtttgctcaAATGATTATTTTGTTAGGAAAGTCTAGGTAACACTACTAGCAAAAGCATATAAACCATCTTTCAAGATGAAAGGTCCAACATCACATTATCCATTGCTTTAATTGTAAGTTCATCAAAACTCCAAAATGAAAATAACAAACCCACCTCAGAAGATTTTCCTTGCTGAATATCTTCAGCATATGCTCTTGTCGCCTACGTTCATATTACAATCAAAATCCTCCATGTCAAAAGAGCATGCTAAAGGTAATCTGTGCATAAACAAATCATTCGAATACTCACAGCAAGTAGCTCTGAGGCATTCGAATTTCCATTATCCGAAACAGAAGGCCTGGGTGATGAGTCCTCGTCAGATCCCTCAGGAACTGGTGAGGGTGGTTGAGGTGGTGACACATAGAGAACTCGCAACTTCACCTCATCCACCACATTCCCGGACTCCTTTGCAAACTAGAACAACATcgaatatatttatcaattttcaaAAGGATTTGCATATAACACGTAACCGCATGCAAAAGTTCGATATCAGATTGCTGGAGACAAGAAGTACCATTTCCTGCGTGATGTCTTTCACTGTAACACCTTGGTTAACCACGACACTTTGGAGAAGAAACTTGTCTTTGCATTGCATGTCCGGCGGAGCTTCACGCTGTGCTTGCATTGTGACTGAAGCAAATTGTTGCCTTTTCAGATACAAACTTTCTGTCAGATTACCTGAATCTACGGCAGAGACAAGATTAGCATACCAATAACATCGCATGTGGATCGAGGCTGAACGATCCCAGCATTGGGCCTGACACAGTACTTCTTCGGGCTCGTCGTCTTGACCTATCACACCAATCGAATTCTACAAATCAAAGGCTCAAACTTGACACGAAAAAATCCATTTCAATCTTCTAGGGTTTCACGAAATGCAGGATGACgaacgagaaagagaaagagggaagaCCTAAATCGATTACCTTGAACCCAACGTAATCATCGGACTTGTTGGTCAGTTGAATCGAGCACGAGATCTGCTTCTTCAGTTCGACTTCACCCATCAAATCACGAAAATTCAAGGATAAGAAAAGAAACGCAACAATTTACATAGGGAAAGGGGGAATCGGGCTTACAAGGGAATTTGAGCTCCAGGGGATGGATTTCGAGCAACTCTCGGGAACTCATCTCGAAATCGCCTTCTCGCCGTCTAGTGGCCGCAaagagggaagaggagaagaggaagaaaggaagAGGGCGAACAAGTACAGGAAAAGAAAGGCAAATGCCGGAAAAGGAAGTCGGGATCTTCCGTGTTCGTGGATGCAGAGTTGCCGATGAAGGCAAGGCGAACGTGGAAATAGGTAAAGGTGGGTTTCCATTCTTACCTTAATAGGGTACGAGGCAAGcctaattttaatataattgagcgtcttattttataaaattaatgcaTAAGAATTTCTaatgaaagattaaaaaaaatattaattaatgaaCGAATtcttagagagaaaaaaaatgttaactttggttttttttttttgtttttgctacAAAGTTTCTACTTTGAATtcttagaaacaaaaaaaaaaaaaaaaaaaaaattcttttcctAGCAACATGCtttatattttattcatttatccTTGCATAGCTAAGTCATTGTTTTTCCACTAAGAACAATGGCTTTTGGAGCATCGAtttagtaaggttttattgatcgATTCGGACTGAGACGATTCACTACTACTGATTTAACATTTTAACTCTGTTTAGGAGACGTACAAAATGGATGGTACAGTATACAGTAAGCTGCtgggttctaagaagcaaaacaaaacttctttttttcttcttcttgaatcGATATAAAAAACATCATGCAAGTATATTGatgtttttgaaaaaaatatttgtttcgtaTTATACTTTCATGGAAGCCAATGTGTTATAACTCATTTTACTGTTATTTTTGTTcattgattttgaaaaattatttatttaactcCGATGATCTCATTGTAGTAGCGAGGGATGAAGTATTTTTAGTTCACGATAATATTTATAGACAAACATTAGGTGAGACGTTATGATGTTTGGGTAAAGATCATTTGCTTAAGTTTTGAAACTCTTTCCATAGATTTAAATGACCCATTTTATTGTAACGAAGAAGACGATAATAATAATGATGTCTTCGAAGATGAATTagttgaaaaaaattataagaagagATCGAAGATGATATAAACTATAATATTTATGATGCATTAAATATTGTTGTTTAACGAGTTATTTTAAATCAggatatgtatgataatattaAACAAATACTTATTGAATATGATTGTAATCAAAATGATGATGTGTTAGTTTCTTTGAAGATGATATATGTTTGTACAATGATCTGTTTGTTGGTCAGGTATGAtatttaaatgatattaaagttattatgtcatattatatatattattttgtaaccaaaataatatttttgtatatGTGTTTCGAGATAGAGTTCAATTTCAAATATCATTGAAAGACTATCATTCCATGAAAATTTAAGATTAAATATGTTGCAACTACAAGTTATAAGATAAAAGCAAAATGTAAAGTTTTTTATTATCAATGGATGATAGTAGCTCATGGTGGAATATATAGTTTTCGAATTACTAAGTTTCACAAAGAGCATGATTATAATTTGCTAGGATTGAATAAGGATCATAAGAAATTCAATAGTTCTTTTATTGTAAATTAAATCAAAGATCAAGTGATGACAAATATTGATTATACTCCAAAGAtgattattattgatattaaaaaaaatttaggatTATTATTGACATATTTTGCATGGGAGATTATACTTCGACTAgttatatattaatataattttatttttaagaaagTTAAAACCTTATGATTATGAGACTTATATGTTCAAATGATAGTTTCATTAgaaatttattttcaaataatattttggGCTTTCCAAGTTTACCTTAGAAGTTTCAAATTATATATGCAACTTATTTTTTATATCGATATTGTACATCTATTAAGCAAATATCTCGATGTTTTGATGACTATAGCTATTGAtggttataataaattatttctaattgtatttattgtgacAAAGATTTGAGTGTAGGGATTCACGTTCTTGTATCAATTGAGAATATGTATTATGTGATTCAAAAATTTAACTATTGTTAATGACCAAAATCTAATAATTCTTTTAGTTGTGAAAGAGATCTTCCTAATAGAATATCATGATTATTAGTGATATGTGAGATAAAAAGGTTACAAATCTATTTTGAGCTATTGCTAGATCCACTACTAGATACAAACTTAATGAATACATGCATAAGTTAAGAAACAACATAGaaagtttcatatatatatatataaatatatatatatatatatatatatatatatgtatatatatatatatacatatatatatatacatatatatatatatatatatacatatacatatatatatatatatatatctgaaattGAGATGGAGAAATAGGCTTATGCGTATTTTCCTAACCGTCGTAACACAATGCTCACCACAAATGAATTAGAAAGTATAAATTCATTACCGAAGGATGTTCATCAACAcataataacaaaaagaaaaaaattcaaatatcaataatttggaCATAATCATCGATTATATAAATTTCCACCGGTATCATCAGCTTGTGTGGGAAATGACATTTAGATAGGAATTGTAGCAGCTTATTAAAGATTAAATTGTAATTTCAAATAGGCTTAGTGAAAACTTATTTTAAGTGacctatatatttataatttaatatgttttaatttattttaattgttTGATTGTTCAAAGTTGATGCAAAGCGTAGTTTCAGTAGATTTACTATTTATAATACATTTTATTTTACatgttgaaaaattttaataaatttgaGATTGACTTTTGGGGTTGAGTTTTCCGATCTAAATTTTTACAAGATATTTTGGATTAATTTACAACCTAAATGTTAAAAAACATTGCATGGATCCATGATATTTTTATGAAgatataaagaagaagaaaaaaaggccAAAAATAAAAATGGCACACGattcacaagctaaataattaaaaaaaatcaaaaaatttataaaataaaaaactagtgACATATATCCATTGGAGTCTAATTCAAATCTTTCCTAAAAATTTCAGGTTATTCGGACCTGTCCTTTAATACGGTGCACTATCTTTTGATTTTGGAAAGAAAATAGTACATCCAATATTGGGAAAAGTTTTCTCTTGCCCAAATTTTTACCAAGTGTTTTCAATCAATTTAGAAGCTTaagtataaaaaaaatacatagaACCATGATATTACTatagaaatgaaaaaaataagtcaaaaataaaaaacaacataTAGTTCACAAgttgaataattcataaaaatatagaataattttttaaaaaaattagaaaactaATGACATATGCCCATTAAGGTCTAATTAAAGCCTTCTAAAATTTTTAGGTCTATTGAATCAATCCTTCCTGATgcattatttttggattttgagcaaaaataatatatcacatattaaaaaatattttctttgactcaaatttttatcatatattttgaacAAATATGGAAgctcaaatgtaaaaaaaaattacatggatCTATGATATTCTATGGAAATAAGAAACAaaagccaaaaataaaaaataacacatAGTTCATAAGttgaataatttataaattataaaaaaaatcttaaaatagaaaaccaaTGGCATATGTCCATTTGGGTTCAAATGAAGCATTTCCTAAAATTTTCAAGTCTATTGGACTAGTCCTTCTATGCATTACACTATTTTTTAGTTTTTAGGCAAAAAAAGTGCAtcacatattagaaaatattttctttaacccAAATTTTTATCAAGTATTTTAGACTAATTTAAAAGCTCAAAGGTCAAAAAAACATTATATGGATCTATGATATTTCTATGGAAATGGAAAGAACTGGCCAAAAATAGAAAATGGCACACAGTTTACatagttttctattttaatttttttgatattttttatgaattattaactTATAAACTAtgtgtcttttttattttttattttttttattttcatagaaaTATCATGGATCCATACTATGCTTTTTTGACATTTGAGATTCTAAATTGGTCCAAAACACATAAAAATTTTTGggtttgataaaatattttttaatatgtgatgcactatttttgtctaaaatccaaaaatagtgcatcacatTAAAGGATTGATCCAAATaatctaaaaattttagaaaatatttgaattggACTCAGTTAATATGTGATGTAACTATTTTCtcattttaaagatttttttaatatttttatacataTATCTATCTAAGTCCAATTTAAACCTGTCTTAAAATTTTTAGATTATTTGGACCAATCCTTCAATGTGATGCactctttttttaaattttgagcaAAAATAATGCATtacatattagaaaatattttctccaattcaAACTTTTGATAGATTTAGAAGCAAaaatgatagaaaatattttatggATCCAAAATATTCATGTGGATTTAGGAAAAAGTtgcctaaaaataaaaaatgacacaaAGTTTACAAGTTGaacaatttataaaaatatcgaaaataattttaaatggaaaattatgacatatgcccATCTGAATCTAATTCAAATCAATCCCAAAATTTTTAGATCATTTAGACTAATCCTTTGATAAGATGcactattttttagattttggacaaaaATTATACATTGTATATTAGAAAACATTTTTTTACCTAATTTTTTAACAGATGTTTTGGACCAATTTAGAAGttcaaatgtcaaaaaatattacatggatcTATGATATTATGTGGAAATGAGAAAAAgttggtcaaaaaaaaaaaaaaagatacatagttcacaagctaaataattcataaaaatatcaaataaatttccTAAAATTAAAAACCAGTGAAATGTCCATTTGGATCCAATAGAAGTCTTTCCTAAAATTTTTAGGTCTATTAGACCAGTCCTAtgcaatgttttttggattttaggaaaaaataatgcatcacatattaggaaatattttctttgaaccAAACTTTTATAAGATATTTTGGACCAATTTAGATGCTTAAATATCAAAAAACATTATATAGATCCATGATATTatataaaaacaagaaaaaagttaACCAAAAATGAAAAATGACACAAGGTTCAAAagttaataattcataaaaatatcaaaaaattttgaataaaaaTCAATGATATATGTCTATTTGGGTCTAATTGAAGTTTTTCCTAAAATTTTTAGGTCTATTAGACTAGTCTTTTAATGCATTGCATAGATTTTGATAAAAATAGTGCacatatattagaaaatattttctctaatcCAAATTTTTATTCGATATTTTGGACCAATTTAGAAACTAAATTGTCAAAAAATATTACTTGGatccatgatattatgtgaaaattaaaaaaaaccaaaaataaaaaataacacatAGTTCACAAgtttaataattcataaaaatatcaaaaaatatttaaaatgaaaaatagcGTGATGCATTGTTTTTGAATTTTTGGCAAAAATAATGCatcacatattaaaaatattttctctGACATAAACTTTTATCAGGTATTTTAGatcaatttagaagctcaaatgttgaAAAAAATGACTGGATTCATAAAGTTTCTATTAAAATGAGAAAAAGttggtcaaaaataaaaaatagcataCAGTTCATAAgttgaataattcataaaaatataaaaaatttctaAAATGAAAAACTAATGAATATGTCCATTTGGGTCTAATTGAAGTACTTTGTGAAGTTTTTAGGACTATTGAACGGtacttttataaaaataagaaaaaattagcCGGTAACAAAAAATAGCACACAATTCACAAgctgaataattcataaaaatatcaaataaattttctaaaataaaaaaactagTGACATGTCCATTTGATTTAATTGAAgtattttctaaatttttttagGTATATTAGACTAGTCCTTTAATGCTATGTACTATATTAGACTAGTCTTCTTCTTCGACCACTTCCTTTGGCGGTCGAGGTTAGTGTTGGGGATGAAGGAGGAAGGAAAAAATAGAATACAATGATACAAGTAAAAAGAATCATTTCGATTCAAGAAaattgatgtagtatttaaaacaagaggattgacatagaatacttacaagatattcccaagtgtaTTCTCCTTCTATATTGCATCATGAACTACAGTCTTATTTATAGGATTTAGTGGTAACTACCCATATCACCATATCACccagaggtagttattgaaactaccctataacttctagatcatggtaactacctagataactactatgaatcaattctcaacactcccccttgattcatagttacatacatcgatttgcgacatgaaataaacatgcttttgaacCGGAAGCGACTTGGTGAGGATATTTGCAACTTGCTCAtctgttccacaatacttcattgctATGACTCCACTTGCTACAAGTTCCCGGATGAAATGATAATGTATCTCTATATActtcgttcttccatgaaattttggattcttGGTCATTACAATTGTGGAtttgttgtcacaaaatatttctattgcttcttttttttcttaataaaaatCTTCAAtaagtcttctaagccatattgcttgacaagttgctgatgttgcggctacatattctgcttcTGATGTCGATAATGCAGTTGTTGCTTGTTTTttttgaactccaagatatagctcctaATCTGAGGCTAAAAATATTGCTTGAAGTattctttctatcatctaaagctcttGCCTAATCACTATCAgtaaaaccaaataatttatatttaaaattatgagaatactaaATATCATAATTTGTAGTTCCAACAATATAACACATAATTCTTTTAACAGCACcaagatgatgtttgcttgggctatgcataaacctggatactacaccaaCAGAGAATGTAATATCTctagtatgagttagataaatcaaacctccaaccaaacttctttagtatcttgcatttgtcaaacgtgtaccatcttcaagtttcagtttcttatttacattcatgggtgttgctgTAGCTTTgtaattaatcatattagattttttgagtaaatccattacatactttctttgtgaaataaaaatttcatctgaTCTTTA
Protein-coding regions in this window:
- the LOC135674358 gene encoding vesicle-associated protein 1-2-like isoform X1, giving the protein MSSRELLEIHPLELKFPFELKKQISCSIQLTNKSDDYVGFKVKTTSPKKYCVRPNAGIVQPRSTCDVIVTMQAQREAPPDMQCKDKFLLQSVVVNQGVTVKDITQEMFAKESGNVVDEVKLRVLYVSPPQPPSPVPEGSDEDSSPRPSVSDNGNSNASELLAATRAYAEDIQQGKSSENLTLISRLTEDKNTAIQQNNKLQQELELVRREVSKQQGGFSFLFVVIIALLGIFLGCVLKK
- the LOC135674358 gene encoding vesicle-associated protein 1-1-like isoform X2, translated to MSSRELLEIHPLELKFPFELKKQISCSIQLTNKSDDYVGFKVKTTSPKKYCVRPNAGIVQPRSTCDVIVTMQAQREAPPDMQCKDKFLLQSVVVNQGVTVKDITQEMFAKESGNVVDEVKLRVLYVSPPQPPSPVPEGSDEDSSPRPSVSDNGNSNASELLANLTLISRLTEDKNTAIQQNNKLQQELELVRREVSKQQGGFSFLFVVIIALLGIFLGCVLKK